A single Rattus norvegicus strain BN/NHsdMcwi chromosome 5, GRCr8, whole genome shotgun sequence DNA region contains:
- the C5h1orf185 gene encoding uncharacterized protein C1orf185 homolog: MASPNGFFSHLTYFLAAGAVSLGIGFFALASALWFLICKRREIFESSNFKAISEKVNQGSCKPKLKAHPQCVFISRNFHVGQSQQVEKKEREEEQIKAIRNHSKVEFCTLDPASRESPEMTSVVNGSSVATMSVSTSMSSSYCSQSVEAAEDWFSDNSLEAKNPSKPLLGEPLAEKVLAYLSSISLEEWPGNSANTTFCSAEKAESVKEMFVQKNTEVSKHNLQFDIE; encoded by the exons ATGGCTTCACCTAATG GTTTCTTTAGTCACTTAACCTATTTTTTGGCTGCTGGTGCTGTTAGTCTGGGAATTGGATTCTTTGCTTTGGCATCAGCTCTGTGGTTCCTGATTTGCAAACGAAG AGAAATATTTGAGAGTTCCAATTTTAAGGCCATCAGTGAAAAGGTGAACCAAGGATCATGCAAACCAAAGCTTAAAGCTCACCCTCAGTGTGTTTTCATTTCCCGGAACTTCCATGTCGGCCAGTCACAACAG gtggagaaaaaagaaagggaagaagaacaaATAAAAG ctatCAGAAATCACTCTAAAGTTGAATTCTGCACCCTGGATCCCGCCAGCCGTGAGTCCCCTGAGATGACCTCAGTAGTCAATGGCAGCAGTGTGGCAACAATGAGTGTATCAACATCCATGTCTAGTTCTTACTGCAGCCAAAGCGTAGAAGCAGCTGAAGACTGGTTTTCTGATAATTCTCTTGAAGCCAAGAACCCCTCAAAGCCTTTGCTCGGGGAGCCTCTAGCCGAGAAGGTGCTTGCATACCTGTCATCCATTTCATTAGAAGAATGGCCTGGAAACTCAGCGAACACAACATTTTGTAGTGCAGAAAAAGCTGAGAGCGTTAAGGAAATGTTTGTACAAAAAAACACAGAGGTTAGCAAACACAACCTTCAGTTTGACAttgaatga
- the C5h1orf185 gene encoding uncharacterized protein C1orf185 homolog isoform X6: protein MARQSRTVAALLEDLTLIPGAHVMAHNHPSSKASHALSWPLQAQGTQWHTHIHAGFFSHLTYFLAAGAVSLGIGFFALASALWFLICKRREIFESSNFKAISEKVNQGSCKPKLKAHPQCVFISRNFHVGQSQQVEKKEREEEQIKESHYLTLPGLD from the exons atggctcggcaatcaagaacagtggctgctcttctCGAGGACCTAACTTTGATCCCAGGCGCccacgtgatggctcacaaccatcccagTTCCAAGGCATcccatgccctctcctggcctctgcaagctcaaggcacacagtggcacacacacatacatgcag GTTTCTTTAGTCACTTAACCTATTTTTTGGCTGCTGGTGCTGTTAGTCTGGGAATTGGATTCTTTGCTTTGGCATCAGCTCTGTGGTTCCTGATTTGCAAACGAAG AGAAATATTTGAGAGTTCCAATTTTAAGGCCATCAGTGAAAAGGTGAACCAAGGATCATGCAAACCAAAGCTTAAAGCTCACCCTCAGTGTGTTTTCATTTCCCGGAACTTCCATGTCGGCCAGTCACAACAG gtggagaaaaaagaaagggaagaagaacaaATAAAAG agtcccACTACTTAACGCTACCTGGGCTGGACTGA
- the C5h1orf185 gene encoding uncharacterized protein C1orf185 homolog isoform X4, producing the protein MGFFSHLTYFLAAGAVSLGIGFFALASALWFLICKRREIFESSNFKAISEKVNQGSCKPKLKAHPQCVFISRNFHVGQSQQVEKKEREEEQIKDRVPLLNATWAGLKSSNSVLPWPPKCRTAPAIRNHSKVEFCTLDPASRESPEMTSVVNGSSVATMSVSTSMSSSYCSQSVEAAEDWFSDNSLEAKNPSKPLLGEPLAEKVLAYLSSISLEEWPGNSANTTFCSAEKAESVKEMFVQKNTEVSKHNLQFDIE; encoded by the exons ATGG GTTTCTTTAGTCACTTAACCTATTTTTTGGCTGCTGGTGCTGTTAGTCTGGGAATTGGATTCTTTGCTTTGGCATCAGCTCTGTGGTTCCTGATTTGCAAACGAAG AGAAATATTTGAGAGTTCCAATTTTAAGGCCATCAGTGAAAAGGTGAACCAAGGATCATGCAAACCAAAGCTTAAAGCTCACCCTCAGTGTGTTTTCATTTCCCGGAACTTCCATGTCGGCCAGTCACAACAG gtggagaaaaaagaaagggaagaagaacaaATAAAAG acagagtcccACTACTTAACGCTACCTGGGCTGGACTGAAGAGCTCAAACTCTgttctgccttggcctcccaagtgtAGGACTGCACCAG ctatCAGAAATCACTCTAAAGTTGAATTCTGCACCCTGGATCCCGCCAGCCGTGAGTCCCCTGAGATGACCTCAGTAGTCAATGGCAGCAGTGTGGCAACAATGAGTGTATCAACATCCATGTCTAGTTCTTACTGCAGCCAAAGCGTAGAAGCAGCTGAAGACTGGTTTTCTGATAATTCTCTTGAAGCCAAGAACCCCTCAAAGCCTTTGCTCGGGGAGCCTCTAGCCGAGAAGGTGCTTGCATACCTGTCATCCATTTCATTAGAAGAATGGCCTGGAAACTCAGCGAACACAACATTTTGTAGTGCAGAAAAAGCTGAGAGCGTTAAGGAAATGTTTGTACAAAAAAACACAGAGGTTAGCAAACACAACCTTCAGTTTGACAttgaatga
- the C5h1orf185 gene encoding uncharacterized protein C1orf185 homolog isoform X3, giving the protein MASPNGFFSHLTYFLAAGAVSLGIGFFALASALWFLICKRREIFESSNFKAISEKVNQGSCKPKLKAHPQCVFISRNFHVGQSQQVEKKEREEEQIKDRVPLLNATWAGLKSSNSVLPWPPKCRTAPAIRNHSKVEFCTLDPASRESPEMTSVVNGSSVATMSVSTSMSSSYCSQSVEAAEDWFSDNSLEAKNPSKPLLGEPLAEKVLAYLSSISLEEWPGNSANTTFCSAEKAESVKEMFVQKNTEVSKHNLQFDIE; this is encoded by the exons ATGGCTTCACCTAATG GTTTCTTTAGTCACTTAACCTATTTTTTGGCTGCTGGTGCTGTTAGTCTGGGAATTGGATTCTTTGCTTTGGCATCAGCTCTGTGGTTCCTGATTTGCAAACGAAG AGAAATATTTGAGAGTTCCAATTTTAAGGCCATCAGTGAAAAGGTGAACCAAGGATCATGCAAACCAAAGCTTAAAGCTCACCCTCAGTGTGTTTTCATTTCCCGGAACTTCCATGTCGGCCAGTCACAACAG gtggagaaaaaagaaagggaagaagaacaaATAAAAG acagagtcccACTACTTAACGCTACCTGGGCTGGACTGAAGAGCTCAAACTCTgttctgccttggcctcccaagtgtAGGACTGCACCAG ctatCAGAAATCACTCTAAAGTTGAATTCTGCACCCTGGATCCCGCCAGCCGTGAGTCCCCTGAGATGACCTCAGTAGTCAATGGCAGCAGTGTGGCAACAATGAGTGTATCAACATCCATGTCTAGTTCTTACTGCAGCCAAAGCGTAGAAGCAGCTGAAGACTGGTTTTCTGATAATTCTCTTGAAGCCAAGAACCCCTCAAAGCCTTTGCTCGGGGAGCCTCTAGCCGAGAAGGTGCTTGCATACCTGTCATCCATTTCATTAGAAGAATGGCCTGGAAACTCAGCGAACACAACATTTTGTAGTGCAGAAAAAGCTGAGAGCGTTAAGGAAATGTTTGTACAAAAAAACACAGAGGTTAGCAAACACAACCTTCAGTTTGACAttgaatga
- the C5h1orf185 gene encoding uncharacterized protein C1orf185 homolog isoform X1 — MARQSRTVAALLEDLTLIPGAHVMAHNHPSSKASHALSWPLQAQGTQWHTHIHAGFFSHLTYFLAAGAVSLGIGFFALASALWFLICKRREIFESSNFKAISEKVNQGSCKPKLKAHPQCVFISRNFHVGQSQQVEKKEREEEQIKDRVPLLNATWAGLKSSNSVLPWPPKCRTAPAIRNHSKVEFCTLDPASRESPEMTSVVNGSSVATMSVSTSMSSSYCSQSVEAAEDWFSDNSLEAKNPSKPLLGEPLAEKVLAYLSSISLEEWPGNSANTTFCSAEKAESVKEMFVQKNTEVSKHNLQFDIE; from the exons atggctcggcaatcaagaacagtggctgctcttctCGAGGACCTAACTTTGATCCCAGGCGCccacgtgatggctcacaaccatcccagTTCCAAGGCATcccatgccctctcctggcctctgcaagctcaaggcacacagtggcacacacacatacatgcag GTTTCTTTAGTCACTTAACCTATTTTTTGGCTGCTGGTGCTGTTAGTCTGGGAATTGGATTCTTTGCTTTGGCATCAGCTCTGTGGTTCCTGATTTGCAAACGAAG AGAAATATTTGAGAGTTCCAATTTTAAGGCCATCAGTGAAAAGGTGAACCAAGGATCATGCAAACCAAAGCTTAAAGCTCACCCTCAGTGTGTTTTCATTTCCCGGAACTTCCATGTCGGCCAGTCACAACAG gtggagaaaaaagaaagggaagaagaacaaATAAAAG acagagtcccACTACTTAACGCTACCTGGGCTGGACTGAAGAGCTCAAACTCTgttctgccttggcctcccaagtgtAGGACTGCACCAG ctatCAGAAATCACTCTAAAGTTGAATTCTGCACCCTGGATCCCGCCAGCCGTGAGTCCCCTGAGATGACCTCAGTAGTCAATGGCAGCAGTGTGGCAACAATGAGTGTATCAACATCCATGTCTAGTTCTTACTGCAGCCAAAGCGTAGAAGCAGCTGAAGACTGGTTTTCTGATAATTCTCTTGAAGCCAAGAACCCCTCAAAGCCTTTGCTCGGGGAGCCTCTAGCCGAGAAGGTGCTTGCATACCTGTCATCCATTTCATTAGAAGAATGGCCTGGAAACTCAGCGAACACAACATTTTGTAGTGCAGAAAAAGCTGAGAGCGTTAAGGAAATGTTTGTACAAAAAAACACAGAGGTTAGCAAACACAACCTTCAGTTTGACAttgaatga
- the C5h1orf185 gene encoding uncharacterized protein C1orf185 homolog isoform X2, with protein MARQSRTVAALLEDLTLIPGAHVMAHNHPSSKASHALSWPLQAQGTQWHTHIHAGFFSHLTYFLAAGAVSLGIGFFALASALWFLICKRREIFESSNFKAISEKVNQGSCKPKLKAHPQCVFISRNFHVGQSQQVEKKEREEEQIKAIRNHSKVEFCTLDPASRESPEMTSVVNGSSVATMSVSTSMSSSYCSQSVEAAEDWFSDNSLEAKNPSKPLLGEPLAEKVLAYLSSISLEEWPGNSANTTFCSAEKAESVKEMFVQKNTEVSKHNLQFDIE; from the exons atggctcggcaatcaagaacagtggctgctcttctCGAGGACCTAACTTTGATCCCAGGCGCccacgtgatggctcacaaccatcccagTTCCAAGGCATcccatgccctctcctggcctctgcaagctcaaggcacacagtggcacacacacatacatgcag GTTTCTTTAGTCACTTAACCTATTTTTTGGCTGCTGGTGCTGTTAGTCTGGGAATTGGATTCTTTGCTTTGGCATCAGCTCTGTGGTTCCTGATTTGCAAACGAAG AGAAATATTTGAGAGTTCCAATTTTAAGGCCATCAGTGAAAAGGTGAACCAAGGATCATGCAAACCAAAGCTTAAAGCTCACCCTCAGTGTGTTTTCATTTCCCGGAACTTCCATGTCGGCCAGTCACAACAG gtggagaaaaaagaaagggaagaagaacaaATAAAAG ctatCAGAAATCACTCTAAAGTTGAATTCTGCACCCTGGATCCCGCCAGCCGTGAGTCCCCTGAGATGACCTCAGTAGTCAATGGCAGCAGTGTGGCAACAATGAGTGTATCAACATCCATGTCTAGTTCTTACTGCAGCCAAAGCGTAGAAGCAGCTGAAGACTGGTTTTCTGATAATTCTCTTGAAGCCAAGAACCCCTCAAAGCCTTTGCTCGGGGAGCCTCTAGCCGAGAAGGTGCTTGCATACCTGTCATCCATTTCATTAGAAGAATGGCCTGGAAACTCAGCGAACACAACATTTTGTAGTGCAGAAAAAGCTGAGAGCGTTAAGGAAATGTTTGTACAAAAAAACACAGAGGTTAGCAAACACAACCTTCAGTTTGACAttgaatga
- the C5h1orf185 gene encoding uncharacterized protein C1orf185 homolog isoform X5 has protein sequence MGFFSHLTYFLAAGAVSLGIGFFALASALWFLICKRREIFESSNFKAISEKVNQGSCKPKLKAHPQCVFISRNFHVGQSQQVEKKEREEEQIKAIRNHSKVEFCTLDPASRESPEMTSVVNGSSVATMSVSTSMSSSYCSQSVEAAEDWFSDNSLEAKNPSKPLLGEPLAEKVLAYLSSISLEEWPGNSANTTFCSAEKAESVKEMFVQKNTEVSKHNLQFDIE, from the exons ATGG GTTTCTTTAGTCACTTAACCTATTTTTTGGCTGCTGGTGCTGTTAGTCTGGGAATTGGATTCTTTGCTTTGGCATCAGCTCTGTGGTTCCTGATTTGCAAACGAAG AGAAATATTTGAGAGTTCCAATTTTAAGGCCATCAGTGAAAAGGTGAACCAAGGATCATGCAAACCAAAGCTTAAAGCTCACCCTCAGTGTGTTTTCATTTCCCGGAACTTCCATGTCGGCCAGTCACAACAG gtggagaaaaaagaaagggaagaagaacaaATAAAAG ctatCAGAAATCACTCTAAAGTTGAATTCTGCACCCTGGATCCCGCCAGCCGTGAGTCCCCTGAGATGACCTCAGTAGTCAATGGCAGCAGTGTGGCAACAATGAGTGTATCAACATCCATGTCTAGTTCTTACTGCAGCCAAAGCGTAGAAGCAGCTGAAGACTGGTTTTCTGATAATTCTCTTGAAGCCAAGAACCCCTCAAAGCCTTTGCTCGGGGAGCCTCTAGCCGAGAAGGTGCTTGCATACCTGTCATCCATTTCATTAGAAGAATGGCCTGGAAACTCAGCGAACACAACATTTTGTAGTGCAGAAAAAGCTGAGAGCGTTAAGGAAATGTTTGTACAAAAAAACACAGAGGTTAGCAAACACAACCTTCAGTTTGACAttgaatga